The Pseudomonas extremaustralis genome contains a region encoding:
- a CDS encoding leucyl aminopeptidase — MELVVKSVSPETLKTATLVVAIGEGRKLGVAAKQLDELSGGAISAVLKRGDLAGKVGQCLLLQSLPNLKAERVLLVGVGKDAELGDRPFRKIISAILGTLKGLGGSDAALALDEIVVKGRDSYGKTRLLAESLVDGSYIFDQFKSQKAEPRALKKITLLTIKAAQAEVERAVTHAQAIANGMSFTRDLGNLPPNICHPTYLGEQAKALGKEFKGLKVEVLDEKKIKELGMGSFYAVGQGSDQPPRLIVMQYNGGKKSEKPYALVGKGITFDTGGISLKPGLGMDEMKYDMGGAASVFGTLRAVLELKLPINLVCILACAENMPSGGAARPGDIVTTLSGQTVEILNTDAEGRLVLCDALTYAERFKPQAVIDIATLTGACIVALGSHTSGLLGNNDELIEQLLSAGKSADDRAWQLPLFDEYQEQLDSPFADIANIGGPKAGTITAACFLSRFAKNFNWAHLDIAGTAWTSGGKDKGATGRPVPLLTQYLLDRAKA, encoded by the coding sequence ATGGAATTGGTTGTAAAAAGCGTTAGCCCCGAAACGTTGAAAACCGCCACCCTCGTGGTCGCCATCGGCGAAGGCCGCAAGCTCGGCGTCGCCGCCAAGCAACTCGACGAACTCAGCGGCGGCGCGATCAGCGCCGTCCTCAAGCGCGGCGACCTGGCCGGCAAAGTCGGCCAGTGCCTGCTGCTGCAAAGCCTGCCCAACCTGAAGGCCGAGCGCGTATTGCTGGTGGGCGTGGGCAAGGACGCCGAACTCGGCGACCGCCCGTTCCGCAAGATCATCAGCGCCATCCTCGGCACCCTCAAGGGCCTGGGCGGCAGCGATGCAGCGCTGGCCCTCGATGAAATCGTCGTCAAAGGCCGCGACAGCTACGGCAAGACCCGCCTGCTGGCCGAAAGCCTGGTGGATGGCAGCTATATTTTCGACCAGTTCAAGAGCCAGAAAGCCGAACCCCGCGCCCTGAAGAAAATCACCCTACTGACCATCAAGGCCGCCCAGGCTGAAGTCGAACGCGCCGTGACCCACGCCCAGGCCATCGCCAACGGCATGTCGTTCACCCGCGACCTGGGCAACCTGCCGCCGAACATCTGCCACCCGACCTACCTGGGCGAACAGGCCAAGGCACTGGGCAAAGAGTTCAAGGGCTTGAAAGTCGAAGTGCTGGACGAGAAAAAAATCAAGGAACTGGGCATGGGCTCGTTCTACGCCGTGGGCCAGGGCAGCGACCAGCCACCGCGCCTGATCGTCATGCAATACAACGGCGGCAAGAAGTCCGAGAAGCCTTATGCCCTGGTCGGTAAAGGCATCACCTTCGACACCGGCGGCATCAGCCTCAAGCCGGGCCTGGGCATGGACGAAATGAAATACGACATGGGCGGCGCCGCCAGCGTGTTCGGGACCCTGCGTGCCGTGCTGGAACTCAAGCTGCCGATCAACCTGGTGTGCATCCTGGCCTGCGCCGAGAACATGCCGAGCGGCGGCGCGGCCCGTCCGGGCGACATCGTCACCACCCTGAGCGGCCAGACCGTGGAAATCCTCAACACCGACGCCGAAGGCCGCCTGGTGCTGTGCGATGCCCTGACCTACGCCGAGCGCTTCAAGCCGCAAGCCGTGATCGACATCGCCACCCTGACCGGCGCCTGCATCGTCGCCCTGGGTTCCCACACCTCCGGCCTGCTAGGCAACAACGACGAGCTGATCGAGCAACTGCTCAGCGCCGGCAAATCTGCCGACGACCGCGCCTGGCAACTGCCGCTGTTCGATGAATACCAGGAACAACTGGACAGCCCGTTCGCCGACATCGCCAACATCGGTGGGCCGAAAGCCGGCACCATCACCGCAGCGTGCTTCCTGTCGCGCTTCGCCAAGAACTTCAACTGGGCGCACCTGGACATCGCCGGTACCGCCTGGACCAGCGGCGGCAAGGACAAGGGCGCCACTGGCCGTCCGGTGCCGTTGCTGACCCAGTACCTGCTGGACCGCGCCAAGGCCTAA
- a CDS encoding DNA polymerase III subunit chi encodes MTQVDFYILPSADPLARLDFACKLTEKAWRMGHRIYLHCNDAAQRDELDARLWRFKGESFVPHGTAESEPEGQVVLGLGESCGDHHDLLINLDLKVPPFAKAFARVAEVVVEDPAIRQAARESFRFYREQGYPLQDHRLQRL; translated from the coding sequence ATGACCCAAGTCGACTTCTATATATTGCCCAGCGCCGACCCGCTCGCGCGCCTGGACTTTGCCTGCAAACTCACCGAAAAAGCCTGGCGCATGGGCCACCGCATCTACCTGCATTGCAACGATGCCGCCCAACGCGACGAGCTCGACGCCCGCCTGTGGCGCTTCAAGGGTGAAAGCTTCGTGCCCCACGGCACTGCCGAATCGGAACCCGAAGGCCAGGTTGTCCTGGGCCTGGGCGAAAGTTGCGGCGATCACCATGACCTGCTGATCAACCTGGACCTGAAAGTACCGCCGTTCGCCAAGGCCTTCGCCCGTGTGGCGGAAGTGGTGGTGGAGGATCCGGCTATTCGTCAGGCCGCGCGGGAGAGTTTCCGTTTCTACCGCGAACAGGGCTATCCTTTGCAAGATCACCGGCTACAACGACTTTGA
- a CDS encoding valine--tRNA ligase, whose amino-acid sequence MDKTYQPHAIETSWYQTWESENYFAPQGAGDSYTIMIPPPNVTGSLHMGHGFNNAIMDALIRFRRMQGRNTLWQPGTDHAGIATQMLVERQLEATGQSRHDLGREKFLEKIWEWKDQSGGNISRQIRRLGSSVDWSRERFTMDDGLSEAVKEAFVRLHEDGLIYRGKRLVNWDTKLHTAISDLEVENHDEKGFLWNLKYPLADGAKTAEGNDYLIVATTRPETMLGDAAVAVNPNDERYQALIGKFVELPLVGRRIPIIADDYCDPEFGTGCVKITPAHDFNDYEVGKRHNLPLLNIFDKNAAVLPACQVFNLDGTLNDSIDGKIPAEYVGLDRFEARKRIVADFDAAGLLVSVDDHNLKVPKGDRSGTIIEPWLTDQWYVSTKPLAEPAIAAVEDGRIQFVPKQYENMYFSWMRDIQDWCISRQLWWGHRIPAWYDESGKVYVGRDEAEVRAKHNLGPDVALQQDNDVLDTWFSSGLWTFSTLGWPQQTEFLKKFHSTDVLVTGFDIIFFWVARMIMLTMHLVKNEDGTPQVPFKTVYVHGLVRDGQGQKMSKSKGNVLDPLDIIDGIDLETLVQKRTSGLMQPKLAKKIEKQTREEFADGIASYGTDALRFTFCSLASTGRDIKFDMGRVEGYRNFCNKIWNAARYVLDKGEDCGQNGEEVELTLADRWIISQLQRTEAEVTRQLDQFRFDLAAQALYEFIWNQYCDWYLELSKPVLWDENAPIERQRGTRRTLVRVLEVALRLAHPFMPFITEEIWQRLAPLAGIQGKTIMLQPWPVANEARIDEAAESDIEWLKTLMLGTRNIRAEMNIGPGKPLAVFVKNASAEDQRRLTENDALLKKLAKLESITVLADGAEAPLSATALVGDMEVLVPMAGLIDKGAELARLDKEILRLQGEVQRVGGKLSNAAFVDKAPAEVIEKERAKLAEAEQALGKLAEQHARISSL is encoded by the coding sequence ATGGATAAGACCTACCAGCCGCACGCTATTGAAACTTCCTGGTACCAGACCTGGGAGTCCGAGAATTATTTCGCTCCGCAAGGCGCGGGCGATTCCTACACCATCATGATTCCGCCACCGAACGTCACTGGCAGCCTGCACATGGGCCATGGCTTCAACAATGCGATCATGGATGCACTGATCCGTTTCCGCCGCATGCAGGGCCGCAACACCCTGTGGCAACCGGGTACCGACCACGCCGGTATCGCCACCCAGATGCTGGTGGAACGCCAACTCGAAGCCACCGGCCAGAGCCGTCACGACCTGGGCCGCGAAAAATTCCTGGAGAAAATCTGGGAATGGAAGGACCAGTCCGGCGGCAACATCAGCCGTCAGATCCGTCGCCTGGGTTCGTCCGTCGACTGGAGCCGCGAGCGCTTCACCATGGACGACGGCCTGTCGGAAGCCGTGAAAGAAGCTTTTGTGCGCCTGCATGAAGACGGCCTGATCTACCGCGGCAAGCGCCTGGTCAACTGGGATACCAAGCTGCACACGGCGATTTCCGACCTCGAAGTGGAAAACCACGACGAGAAAGGTTTCCTGTGGAACCTCAAGTACCCGCTGGCCGACGGCGCCAAGACCGCTGAAGGCAACGACTACCTGATCGTCGCCACCACCCGTCCGGAAACCATGCTCGGCGACGCCGCCGTGGCCGTTAACCCGAACGACGAGCGCTACCAGGCCCTGATCGGCAAGTTCGTCGAGTTGCCGCTGGTCGGCCGCCGTATCCCGATCATCGCCGACGACTACTGCGACCCTGAATTCGGCACCGGCTGCGTGAAAATCACCCCAGCCCACGACTTCAACGACTACGAAGTCGGCAAACGCCACAACCTGCCGCTGCTGAACATCTTCGACAAGAATGCTGCCGTGCTGCCGGCCTGCCAGGTGTTCAACCTCGATGGCACGCTGAACGACAGCATCGACGGCAAGATCCCGGCCGAATACGTCGGCCTCGACCGCTTCGAAGCGCGCAAGCGGATCGTTGCCGACTTCGACGCCGCCGGCCTGCTGGTCAGCGTCGACGATCACAACCTGAAAGTGCCGAAGGGCGACCGCTCCGGCACCATCATCGAGCCGTGGCTGACCGACCAGTGGTACGTGTCCACCAAACCGCTGGCAGAGCCTGCCATTGCAGCGGTGGAAGACGGCCGCATCCAATTCGTGCCTAAACAGTACGAAAACATGTACTTCTCGTGGATGCGCGACATCCAGGACTGGTGCATCAGCCGTCAGCTGTGGTGGGGCCACCGCATTCCGGCCTGGTACGACGAGTCGGGCAAGGTCTATGTCGGCCGCGACGAAGCCGAAGTTCGCGCCAAGCACAACCTCGGCCCGGACGTGGCGCTGCAACAGGACAACGATGTTCTGGACACCTGGTTCAGTTCGGGCCTGTGGACCTTCTCCACCCTGGGCTGGCCGCAGCAGACCGAATTCCTGAAGAAATTCCACTCCACCGACGTGCTGGTCACCGGCTTCGACATCATTTTCTTCTGGGTTGCCCGGATGATCATGCTGACCATGCACCTGGTGAAGAACGAAGACGGCACGCCGCAGGTACCGTTCAAGACCGTGTACGTCCATGGCCTGGTGCGTGATGGCCAGGGCCAGAAGATGTCCAAGTCCAAGGGCAACGTCCTGGACCCGCTGGACATCATCGACGGCATCGACCTGGAAACCCTGGTGCAGAAACGCACCTCGGGCCTGATGCAGCCGAAACTGGCGAAGAAGATCGAGAAGCAGACCCGCGAGGAGTTCGCCGACGGCATCGCCAGCTACGGCACCGACGCCCTGCGCTTCACTTTCTGCTCGCTGGCGTCCACCGGTCGCGACATCAAGTTCGACATGGGCCGCGTCGAAGGCTATCGCAACTTCTGCAACAAGATCTGGAACGCTGCGCGCTACGTGCTGGATAAAGGCGAAGACTGCGGCCAGAACGGCGAAGAAGTCGAACTGACCCTGGCCGATCGCTGGATCATCTCGCAACTGCAGCGCACCGAAGCCGAAGTGACCCGTCAGCTCGACCAGTTCCGTTTCGACCTGGCCGCGCAGGCCTTGTACGAGTTCATCTGGAACCAGTATTGCGACTGGTACCTGGAACTGTCCAAGCCGGTGCTGTGGGACGAAAACGCGCCGATCGAACGCCAGCGCGGCACCCGTCGCACCCTGGTGCGCGTGCTGGAAGTGGCCCTGCGTCTGGCCCACCCGTTCATGCCGTTCATCACCGAAGAAATCTGGCAGCGCCTCGCGCCGCTGGCCGGTATCCAAGGCAAGACCATCATGCTGCAGCCTTGGCCGGTGGCCAACGAAGCCCGCATCGATGAGGCCGCCGAAAGCGATATCGAATGGCTCAAGACCCTGATGCTCGGCACGCGCAACATCCGCGCCGAGATGAACATCGGGCCTGGCAAACCACTGGCCGTGTTCGTGAAGAACGCCAGTGCCGAGGATCAGCGTCGCCTCACCGAGAACGATGCCCTGCTCAAGAAGCTGGCGAAGCTGGAGTCGATCACCGTATTGGCTGACGGCGCCGAAGCACCGCTGTCCGCCACCGCGCTGGTCGGCGACATGGAAGTGCTGGTGCCGATGGCCGGCCTGATCGACAAGGGCGCCGAACTGGCCCGTCTCGACAAGGAAATCCTGCGTCTGCAAGGCGAAGTGCAACGGGTGGGCGGCAAGCTGTCCAACGCGGCGTTCGTCGACAAGGCGCCGGCTGAAGTGATCGAGAAAGAACGCGCCAAGCTGGCCGAGGCTGAACAGGCCTTGGGCAAGTTGGCCGAGCAACATGCGCGGATTTCCAGCCTGTAA
- the rlmF gene encoding 23S rRNA (adenine(1618)-N(6))-methyltransferase RlmF: MTAPSTPKPARKKPKTATPAKPVVPRKEATLHPRNRHQGRYDFPALIKTTPELAQFVIINPYGKESIDFASPDAVRVFNRALLKAFYGIQHWDIPADYLCPPVPGRADYVHFLADLLASVNGGEIPRGAPVKVLDIGMGANCVYPLIGYSDYRWHFLGSEIDPTAVAAAKAIVQSNGLNKAIQLRQQTNPKHILLGLLEPGERFDLTMCNPPFHASMDEATKGSERKWRALGKADPKRKLPVLNFGGQSAELWCEGGEARFVTQLIAESAHFAHKVLWFSTLVSKASNLPAIEIALKKAGVLESQVVEMSQGQKQSRFVAWTFQTKSEQQVWRQRWARKD, encoded by the coding sequence ATGACCGCCCCGAGCACACCCAAACCTGCGCGCAAGAAGCCTAAAACCGCCACCCCGGCCAAACCCGTGGTGCCGCGTAAAGAAGCGACCCTGCACCCACGCAACCGCCACCAGGGCCGTTACGACTTCCCGGCGCTGATCAAGACCACGCCGGAACTGGCGCAATTCGTGATCATCAACCCCTATGGCAAGGAAAGCATCGACTTCGCCAGCCCGGACGCGGTGCGGGTGTTCAACCGGGCGCTGTTGAAAGCCTTCTATGGCATCCAGCATTGGGACATCCCGGCGGACTACCTCTGCCCACCAGTGCCAGGGCGTGCGGACTACGTGCATTTCCTCGCCGACCTGCTGGCCAGCGTCAACGGCGGTGAGATTCCCCGCGGTGCGCCGGTCAAGGTGCTGGATATCGGCATGGGCGCCAACTGCGTCTACCCGCTGATCGGCTACAGCGACTATCGCTGGCACTTTCTCGGTTCGGAGATCGATCCGACAGCCGTCGCGGCCGCCAAGGCCATCGTGCAGTCCAACGGGCTGAACAAGGCGATCCAGTTGCGCCAGCAGACCAACCCCAAGCACATCCTGCTGGGCCTGCTGGAGCCGGGCGAGCGTTTTGACCTGACCATGTGCAACCCGCCGTTCCATGCATCCATGGACGAAGCCACCAAAGGCAGCGAGCGCAAGTGGCGCGCGCTGGGCAAGGCAGACCCCAAACGCAAATTGCCGGTGCTGAACTTCGGTGGTCAGTCGGCCGAGCTGTGGTGCGAAGGCGGTGAAGCACGCTTTGTGACGCAACTGATCGCCGAGAGCGCGCATTTTGCCCACAAGGTCTTGTGGTTCAGCACCCTGGTATCGAAAGCGTCGAACCTGCCCGCCATCGAGATCGCGCTGAAAAAAGCCGGTGTGCTGGAAAGCCAGGTGGTGGAAATGTCCCAGGGTCAGAAGCAGAGTCGCTTCGTAGCCTGGACCTTCCAGACCAAAAGCGAGCAACAGGTATGGCGCCAGCGCTGGGCGCGCAAAGACTGA
- a CDS encoding HU family DNA-binding protein yields the protein MAITKDQLIADLAEAVDAPKTTVRALLDQLSQVVADQLENGGEITLPGVGKLKVTERPARTGRNPSTGAAIEIAAKKVIKLVVAKSLTDAVNK from the coding sequence ATGGCTATTACTAAAGACCAACTGATCGCTGACCTGGCTGAAGCAGTAGACGCACCGAAAACCACCGTGCGCGCTCTGCTGGACCAACTGAGCCAAGTTGTTGCTGACCAGCTGGAAAACGGCGGCGAAATCACTCTGCCAGGCGTTGGCAAACTGAAAGTGACCGAGCGTCCTGCCCGTACTGGCCGTAACCCTTCGACTGGCGCTGCCATCGAAATCGCTGCCAAGAAAGTTATCAAGCTGGTTGTGGCCAAAAGCCTGACCGACGCTGTTAACAAGTAA
- the yejK gene encoding nucleoid-associated protein YejK, whose amino-acid sequence MPIRHCIVHLIDKKPDGTPAVLHARDSELAESASIENMLADLNESYNAKQGKAWGFFHAESGAHPFSGWLKDYFDGGQDFTTFSRTAVEHLQKLMEESNLSTGGHVLFAHYQQGMTDYLAIALLHHSEGVAVTDELDVTPSRHLDLGQLHLAARINVSEWQNNKQSKQYISFIKGKNGKKVSEYFRDFIGCQEGIDGPGETRTLLKAFSDFVESEDLPDESAREKTKTLVDYASSQAKLGEPMGLEELSGLIDEDRPKAFYDHIRNKDYGLSPEIPADKRTLNQFRRFTGRAEGLSISFEAHLLGDKIEYDEAAGTLIIKGLPTQLTDQLKRRN is encoded by the coding sequence ATGCCGATCCGTCATTGCATCGTCCACCTGATCGACAAAAAACCCGACGGCACACCCGCAGTTCTCCACGCCCGCGACTCCGAGCTCGCCGAGTCGGCCTCCATCGAGAACATGCTTGCCGACCTCAACGAGAGCTACAACGCCAAACAAGGCAAGGCCTGGGGGTTCTTCCATGCCGAGTCGGGCGCGCACCCGTTCAGCGGCTGGTTGAAGGACTATTTCGACGGTGGCCAGGATTTCACCACCTTCAGCCGCACGGCCGTCGAGCACCTGCAGAAGCTGATGGAAGAGTCCAACCTGTCCACCGGCGGCCACGTACTGTTTGCCCACTACCAGCAAGGCATGACCGACTACCTGGCCATCGCCCTGCTGCACCACAGCGAAGGCGTGGCGGTGACCGATGAGCTGGACGTGACCCCGTCGCGCCACCTCGACCTGGGCCAACTGCACCTGGCAGCACGCATCAACGTGTCCGAGTGGCAGAACAACAAGCAGTCCAAGCAGTACATCTCGTTTATCAAAGGCAAGAACGGCAAGAAGGTCTCGGAATACTTCCGCGACTTTATTGGCTGCCAGGAAGGCATCGACGGCCCCGGCGAAACCCGCACGCTGCTCAAGGCCTTCAGCGACTTCGTCGAAAGCGAAGACCTGCCGGACGAATCCGCCCGGGAAAAGACCAAGACCCTGGTGGATTACGCCAGCAGCCAGGCCAAGCTCGGCGAGCCCATGGGCCTGGAAGAATTGTCGGGCTTGATCGATGAAGATCGGCCTAAGGCGTTCTACGACCATATCCGCAACAAGGACTACGGCCTGTCGCCGGAAATCCCCGCCGACAAACGCACCCTCAACCAATTCCGCCGCTTCACCGGGCGCGCCGAGGGCCTGTCCATCAGTTTTGAAGCGCACCTGCTGGGCGACAAGATCGAGTACGACGAGGCTGCTGGCACCCTGATCATCAAGGGCCTGCCGACCCAACTGACCGACCAGCTCAAGCGCCGTAACTGA
- a CDS encoding glutaredoxin family protein, protein MLGGVFKKVLLVLLVVVVIQNWGKIERVFNPSQVVSEQTRASARVVLYATEWCGYCKQIRRFLDQKGIPYQAVDIDKDAQARKAYEALGGGGIPFVDVNGTLIREYSPEKIMAALE, encoded by the coding sequence ATGCTTGGCGGGGTCTTTAAAAAAGTCCTGCTGGTGCTGCTGGTGGTGGTCGTGATCCAGAACTGGGGCAAGATCGAGCGGGTGTTCAACCCGTCCCAGGTGGTTTCGGAGCAGACACGCGCTTCGGCGCGGGTGGTGCTCTATGCCACCGAGTGGTGCGGCTACTGCAAGCAGATCCGCCGCTTTCTGGACCAGAAAGGCATTCCGTACCAGGCCGTGGATATCGACAAGGACGCCCAGGCGCGCAAGGCGTACGAGGCGTTGGGCGGAGGCGGGATTCCGTTCGTGGATGTGAACGGCACGCTGATTCGCGAGTACAGCCCCGAAAAAATCATGGCGGCGCTGGAATAA
- a CDS encoding DUF3325 domain-containing protein produces the protein MLLALLMCYAGFTALCLSTDRHHDELLHSKPSPRRRLGLRIAGWLVLTVSIWPAVAVAGWGLGLVQWCAVLMFSALLLVLLLPYRPRLALILAGLGVLVSPVAAFATL, from the coding sequence ATGCTGCTCGCGCTATTGATGTGCTATGCCGGGTTTACCGCGCTGTGCCTGTCCACCGACCGGCATCACGACGAGCTGCTGCACAGCAAGCCGTCGCCGCGTCGGCGCTTGGGTTTGCGCATAGCCGGTTGGTTAGTGCTGACGGTGTCGATCTGGCCGGCGGTGGCCGTCGCCGGTTGGGGCTTGGGACTGGTGCAGTGGTGCGCTGTCCTGATGTTCAGCGCACTGTTGCTGGTGCTGTTGTTGCCGTATCGGCCGAGGCTGGCCTTGATCCTTGCGGGTCTCGGCGTACTGGTCAGCCCCGTTGCGGCCTTCGCCACTCTCTGA
- a CDS encoding PepSY-associated TM helix domain-containing protein produces the protein MKEGFRQAMAWLHTWAGLIFGWLLFAIFLTGTLSYFKDEISHWMQPEVQARPMDDTRSLSVAQTYLQQVAPTAARWFITLPDSRDPGLSVMWQDKVDPGKRGNFIQKTLDPVSGQAVQARDSMGGEFFYRFHFQLQMPHPWGRWLSTAAAMVMFVALITGIITHKKIFKDFFTFRPRKGQRSWLDGHNAVGVLVLPFHLMITYSSLVIFMSMVMPAPILASYGNDTRAFFNEVFPATDNAPALGQPGQLKSLVPMYEQARAQWAGGHVGRVAVNNPGDANASVNVFRAASDRVVHDFGSTVSFSGVSGELLRVSGEQSLPAVIGGSFYGLHMGHFAGPVLRWLYFICGLAGTAMIGTGLVIWLGKRQLKHAKTGVMPFELRLVEVLNIASMSGLMIAIAAFFWANRLLPASVAERSGWEVQTFFIAWGLSLLHAILRRGRRGWVEQLSFGALLFVAIPLLNALTTSHALDVSLATGDWAMAGFDLTCLASGVFLAWAAWKMQRRAAPAPKAARSLNLKSQVH, from the coding sequence ATGAAAGAGGGCTTTCGCCAGGCGATGGCCTGGTTGCACACCTGGGCCGGATTGATCTTTGGCTGGCTGCTATTCGCGATTTTCCTGACGGGTACCCTGTCGTATTTCAAGGACGAAATCAGCCACTGGATGCAGCCTGAAGTGCAGGCCCGCCCCATGGACGATACGCGCAGCCTGAGTGTCGCCCAAACCTATCTGCAGCAAGTGGCACCGACTGCCGCGCGCTGGTTCATCACCTTGCCGGACAGCCGTGACCCGGGCCTTTCGGTGATGTGGCAGGACAAGGTCGACCCCGGCAAGCGCGGCAACTTCATCCAGAAAACCCTCGATCCGGTCAGCGGCCAGGCGGTGCAGGCCCGCGACAGCATGGGCGGCGAGTTCTTCTATCGTTTCCACTTCCAGCTGCAGATGCCCCATCCGTGGGGCCGCTGGTTGTCGACCGCAGCCGCCATGGTGATGTTTGTCGCGTTGATCACCGGGATCATCACCCACAAGAAAATCTTCAAGGACTTCTTCACCTTCCGCCCCCGCAAGGGCCAGCGTTCCTGGCTCGACGGGCATAACGCCGTGGGTGTGCTGGTGCTGCCGTTTCACTTGATGATCACCTACAGCAGCCTGGTGATCTTCATGAGCATGGTGATGCCGGCGCCGATCCTGGCCTCCTATGGCAATGACACCCGCGCATTCTTCAACGAGGTGTTCCCGGCCACCGACAATGCTCCGGCACTCGGTCAGCCTGGGCAGTTGAAATCGCTGGTACCGATGTATGAACAGGCGCGCGCGCAGTGGGCCGGCGGCCATGTCGGACGGGTGGCGGTGAATAACCCGGGCGATGCGAATGCGTCGGTGAATGTATTCCGCGCCGCGTCTGACCGGGTGGTGCATGATTTCGGCAGCACCGTGTCGTTCAGCGGCGTTAGCGGCGAGCTGCTGCGGGTCAGTGGCGAGCAGTCGCTGCCGGCGGTGATCGGCGGCAGTTTCTACGGCCTGCACATGGGCCATTTCGCCGGTCCGGTGTTGCGCTGGCTGTACTTTATCTGCGGCCTGGCGGGCACGGCGATGATCGGTACGGGACTGGTGATCTGGCTCGGCAAGCGTCAGCTCAAACATGCGAAAACCGGCGTGATGCCGTTTGAGCTGCGACTGGTTGAAGTGCTGAACATCGCCAGCATGTCCGGACTGATGATCGCGATTGCGGCGTTTTTCTGGGCCAATCGATTATTGCCGGCAAGCGTCGCCGAGCGCTCCGGCTGGGAAGTGCAAACCTTCTTTATCGCCTGGGGTTTGAGCCTCTTGCATGCGATCCTGCGTCGCGGTCGTCGGGGGTGGGTCGAGCAATTGAGCTTCGGCGCGCTGCTGTTTGTGGCGATTCCACTGCTCAACGCGCTGACCACATCCCACGCGCTGGATGTTTCGCTGGCGACGGGCGACTGGGCCATGGCCGGTTTCGACCTGACTTGCCTGGCCAGCGGTGTATTCCTTGCCTGGGCTGCCTGGAAGATGCAGCGCCGCGCGGCGCCTGCGCCCAAGGCTGCCCGTTCGCTCAACCTCAAGTCCCAGGTGCACTGA
- a CDS encoding DUF3649 domain-containing protein — MKSKTALPVSYRLGVTSRVLAAVVGGYLMAALASICLALWTPTARADAVITGMMSSFVFYLLAVLWCFACRNAARAWLGVMVPSVAFAALAGVGWWMART, encoded by the coding sequence ATGAAAAGCAAAACCGCGTTGCCCGTCTCCTATCGTCTTGGCGTGACCTCCCGCGTGCTGGCTGCGGTGGTGGGCGGCTACCTGATGGCGGCCCTGGCCAGTATCTGCCTGGCGTTGTGGACGCCCACAGCCCGTGCCGATGCGGTGATCACCGGGATGATGAGTTCATTTGTGTTCTACCTGTTGGCGGTGCTCTGGTGTTTCGCCTGTCGCAATGCGGCGCGTGCCTGGTTGGGCGTGATGGTGCCGAGTGTGGCGTTCGCTGCCTTGGCGGGTGTGGGGTGGTGGATGGCACGCACATGA
- a CDS encoding LysR family transcriptional regulator, whose protein sequence is MATPRFDGVELFLQIVESGNLTEAAERLNLTRSAVGKGLARLEARLGTCLLQRSTRRQRLTDDGQAYYEHCLRALAELEAAESVLESGRQQPRGRLRASLPLAFGHHYAAPALWGLLDRFAQLEIDISFSDRLIDVAQEGFDLAVRIGALPDTDRLSARRLGEQAIGLAAAPAYLQRVGRIERLEDLAGHRGIAYRCNAPRLEWELNDAQGRPHRARVASPLMMDDLQAVADAAIAGAGLAWLPSWLIAHYVLRGQLVAVLPSYREQPAPIHVIWPTAAHMPAKTRYAIDALVAGTPSCLAGS, encoded by the coding sequence ATGGCTACCCCACGTTTTGATGGTGTTGAACTCTTTCTGCAGATCGTCGAGAGCGGCAACCTGACCGAAGCCGCCGAACGCCTGAACCTCACCCGTTCGGCGGTGGGCAAAGGCTTGGCGCGCCTGGAGGCACGCCTGGGCACGTGCTTATTGCAGCGCTCCACCCGCCGCCAGCGGTTGACCGATGACGGGCAGGCCTATTACGAGCATTGCCTGCGCGCGCTGGCCGAGCTGGAAGCGGCTGAGTCCGTGCTGGAAAGCGGTCGGCAGCAGCCACGCGGGCGCTTGAGGGCGAGCTTGCCACTGGCCTTCGGGCACCACTATGCGGCGCCGGCGCTGTGGGGCCTGCTGGATCGTTTTGCGCAGTTGGAGATTGATATTTCGTTTTCCGACCGGCTGATCGACGTGGCCCAGGAAGGCTTCGACCTGGCGGTGCGCATCGGCGCGTTACCCGATACCGACCGCCTGAGCGCGCGACGCCTGGGTGAACAGGCCATCGGGCTGGCGGCGGCACCAGCGTATTTGCAGCGCGTCGGTCGAATCGAGCGTCTCGAGGATTTGGCCGGGCACCGCGGCATTGCCTATCGCTGCAATGCGCCGCGCCTGGAATGGGAACTCAATGATGCCCAAGGCCGCCCGCACCGCGCGCGGGTCGCTTCGCCGCTGATGATGGACGACCTCCAGGCCGTGGCCGATGCCGCTATCGCCGGCGCGGGGCTGGCCTGGTTGCCGAGTTGGCTGATCGCCCACTATGTATTGCGCGGGCAACTGGTCGCGGTATTGCCGAGTTACCGCGAGCAACCCGCGCCGATCCATGTGATCTGGCCCACGGCGGCACACATGCCGGCCAAGACGCGTTACGCCATCGATGCCTTGGTCGCGGGCACCCCCAGTTGCCTGGCGGGCAGTTAG